A single genomic interval of Oceanithermus profundus DSM 14977 harbors:
- a CDS encoding YbjN domain-containing protein, which produces MTRLLRPLALSALLLALPALAQTGAVVTSTDAPQVAAWLAARGYNFSLDKDGEGMPLFHLEIAGGYKALLFFYDDDPDRPGYESLQLYAGFSTEGKVPLEAVNDWNYSYRFAKVYLDDERDPVIESDLDLAGGVNLEGALAVFLQNFEAAFEAFVGEVVGE; this is translated from the coding sequence ATGACCCGCCTCTTGCGACCCCTCGCGCTCTCGGCCCTCCTGCTCGCCCTGCCGGCCCTGGCCCAGACCGGCGCGGTCGTCACCAGCACCGACGCCCCCCAGGTGGCCGCCTGGCTCGCCGCGCGGGGCTACAACTTCAGCCTCGACAAGGACGGCGAGGGCATGCCGCTCTTTCACCTGGAGATCGCGGGCGGCTACAAGGCCCTGCTCTTCTTCTACGACGACGACCCCGACCGGCCCGGTTACGAAAGCCTGCAGCTCTACGCGGGCTTCTCCACCGAGGGCAAGGTCCCGCTCGAGGCCGTCAACGACTGGAACTACAGCTACCGCTTCGCCAAGGTCTACCTCGACGATGAGCGCGACCCCGTGATCGAGAGCGACCTCGACCTCGCGGGGGGCGTGAACCTCGAGGGGGCGCTCGCGGTCTTCCTGCAGAACTTCGAGGCGGCCTTCGAGGCCTTCGTCGGCGAGGTCGTGGGTGAGTAG
- a CDS encoding universal stress protein, whose product MIKRLLLATDGSTPALGAERLAGYLAYELEAVLEALYVRDIRLIRMPELMDWGAISMPMPVYHEEMEKVLTARAEAVLERVRQETEQAGVKVEPTVRTGVPYQVIVEEARTADLVVLGRAGEASGHEATGLGSTTERVVRTSPTPVLVAPLEPVRPDRLLLAYDGSDPATRALHLAAELAAGLALPVVVLTVDDDAMRAEALAAEAVAYLAERGASASAQTAAGDPDERILEAEAPTDLLVMGAFGKGLIRTLLLGSTAELVLRRAVGPVLVVR is encoded by the coding sequence ATGATCAAGCGTCTGCTCCTCGCCACCGACGGCTCCACCCCCGCGCTGGGCGCCGAGCGGCTGGCGGGCTACCTGGCTTACGAGCTGGAAGCGGTGCTCGAGGCCCTGTACGTGCGGGACATCCGGCTGATCCGCATGCCCGAGCTGATGGACTGGGGCGCGATCAGCATGCCCATGCCCGTCTACCACGAAGAGATGGAGAAGGTGCTGACCGCGCGCGCCGAGGCGGTGCTGGAGCGGGTGCGCCAGGAAACCGAGCAGGCGGGCGTGAAGGTCGAGCCGACGGTGCGCACCGGGGTGCCCTACCAGGTCATCGTCGAGGAGGCGCGCACCGCCGACCTGGTGGTGCTGGGCCGCGCCGGCGAGGCCAGCGGCCACGAGGCCACCGGGCTGGGCTCGACGACGGAGCGGGTGGTGCGCACCTCGCCCACGCCGGTGCTGGTGGCCCCGCTCGAGCCGGTGCGGCCCGACCGGCTGCTCCTCGCCTACGACGGTTCCGACCCCGCGACCCGGGCGCTGCACCTGGCCGCGGAGCTGGCCGCCGGGCTGGCGCTGCCCGTCGTGGTACTGACCGTGGACGACGACGCCATGCGCGCCGAGGCGCTGGCCGCCGAGGCCGTCGCCTACCTGGCCGAACGCGGGGCCAGCGCGAGCGCCCAGACCGCCGCCGGCGACCCCGACGAACGCATCCTGGAAGCCGAGGCGCCCACCGACCTGCTGGTGATGGGGGCCTTCGGCAAGGGGCTGATCCGCACGCTGCTGCTGGGTTCGACCGCCGAGCTGGTGCTGCGGCGGGCGGTGGGGCCCGTCCTGGTCGTCCGCTGA
- a CDS encoding peptidyl-prolyl cis-trans isomerase, with protein MKISKRAITIIFGILAAAFAIGTIFLFTPQGNPQQEGRPILYVNGQPINELELMRKAQTNPLFTLNPTGVLRPLIDTYFLEQVITLEALRQDAARIRVSSSEVKQQVDQLRERLGVTDREGYDRFLQSIGYTDSQLRDEIRTQLRIQKRIDELRKKVKLTDEEARFYYELHKGEYAAEDRVKARQIVLDDQATADQVYKQLIGGADFAELARQYSKVGAEQGGAVGAEPGSSEPGPVTRLVFPTPVADAVFQLKSGGMTEVIETGGRYYIVKVEEFLPGGDVPYEEVADRVKSDALSVKQNGAVENYIREVRDRAVVKFTEEQIPYEYKNPDVAKVGDKTIKLADVIQVVFSDQQVPQLIQQGLGELAVSFFFPAATDQLITEELLLQQAEASGEPFIGTRAQKAQDVQLWKTKDVTVTPDEVRAYYEENPARFSIPASATVKTVSFKDKETADKFREKLIAGDPLEELAKGLGGQVSDLGTVNPGSGLPPVVEQLVFATDADYARAGDWGVSEVVELPGQDNQKTYMVVLVKDKKAEVKKPFEAVKAEAEQLALAAKRAKLAAEWIDQLKQQAGVENNIVDVLGSLAPKTEEPATQQAPDQGAPETPAPAEAQPAGEGAN; from the coding sequence GTGAAAATAAGTAAACGCGCCATCACCATCATCTTCGGCATTCTGGCTGCGGCCTTTGCCATCGGCACCATCTTCCTCTTCACCCCGCAGGGGAACCCGCAGCAGGAGGGCCGGCCCATCCTCTACGTGAACGGCCAGCCCATCAACGAGCTGGAGTTGATGCGCAAAGCGCAGACGAACCCGCTCTTCACCCTCAACCCCACCGGGGTGCTGCGGCCGCTGATCGACACCTACTTCCTGGAACAGGTCATCACCCTCGAGGCGCTGCGGCAGGACGCCGCCCGCATCCGCGTCTCCAGTTCCGAGGTCAAGCAGCAGGTGGACCAGCTGCGCGAGCGCCTGGGGGTCACGGACCGCGAGGGCTACGACCGCTTCCTGCAGTCCATCGGCTACACCGACAGCCAGCTGCGCGACGAGATCCGCACCCAGCTGCGCATCCAGAAGCGCATCGACGAGCTGCGCAAGAAGGTCAAGCTGACGGACGAGGAGGCCCGCTTCTACTACGAGCTGCACAAGGGCGAGTACGCCGCCGAGGACCGCGTCAAGGCGCGCCAGATCGTCCTCGACGACCAGGCCACCGCCGACCAGGTCTACAAGCAGCTGATCGGCGGCGCCGACTTCGCCGAGCTGGCGCGGCAGTACTCCAAGGTGGGCGCGGAGCAGGGCGGCGCGGTGGGCGCCGAGCCGGGCTCGAGCGAACCCGGCCCCGTCACCCGCCTCGTCTTCCCCACCCCCGTGGCCGACGCCGTCTTCCAGCTGAAGAGCGGCGGCATGACCGAGGTCATCGAGACCGGGGGCCGCTACTACATCGTCAAGGTCGAGGAGTTCCTGCCCGGCGGCGACGTCCCCTACGAAGAGGTGGCCGACCGGGTGAAGAGCGACGCCCTCTCGGTCAAGCAGAACGGGGCGGTGGAGAACTACATCCGCGAGGTGCGCGACCGCGCCGTGGTCAAGTTCACCGAGGAGCAGATCCCCTACGAGTACAAGAACCCCGACGTGGCCAAGGTGGGGGACAAGACGATCAAGCTGGCCGACGTCATCCAGGTGGTCTTCTCCGACCAGCAGGTGCCCCAGTTGATCCAGCAGGGCCTAGGCGAACTGGCCGTCTCCTTCTTCTTCCCGGCCGCGACGGACCAGCTGATCACCGAGGAGCTGCTGCTGCAGCAGGCCGAGGCTTCGGGCGAGCCCTTCATCGGCACCCGCGCCCAGAAGGCCCAGGACGTGCAGCTTTGGAAGACGAAGGACGTCACGGTGACCCCGGACGAGGTGCGCGCGTACTACGAGGAGAACCCCGCGCGCTTCAGCATCCCGGCGTCGGCCACCGTCAAGACGGTCAGCTTCAAGGACAAGGAGACCGCCGACAAGTTCCGCGAAAAACTGATCGCCGGCGACCCCCTCGAGGAGCTGGCCAAGGGGCTGGGCGGCCAGGTGAGCGACCTGGGCACGGTCAACCCCGGCAGCGGCCTGCCGCCGGTTGTCGAGCAGCTGGTCTTCGCCACCGACGCCGACTACGCCCGCGCCGGCGACTGGGGCGTCTCCGAGGTCGTCGAGCTGCCCGGCCAGGACAACCAGAAGACCTACATGGTCGTCCTCGTCAAAGACAAGAAGGCCGAGGTCAAGAAGCCCTTCGAGGCCGTCAAGGCCGAGGCCGAGCAGCTGGCGCTGGCCGCCAAGCGGGCCAAGCTGGCCGCCGAGTGGATCGACCAGCTGAAGCAGCAGGCCGGTGTGGAGAACAACATCGTCGACGTGCTCGGCAGCCTCGCGCCCAAGACCGAGGAGCCCGCGACCCAGCAGGCCCCCGACCAGGGCGCGCCGGAGACGCCGGCGCCCGCCGAGGCGCAGCCTGCGGGCGAAGGCGCCAACTAG
- a CDS encoding protoglobin domain-containing protein, which translates to MATPPRTERPVWTQALDLPPLPEAQMREQLAFVGLDETAKRQMYLDGEPLLRHAADWVAAAYDHLSRFAPTAKALGWEGRVPEDELYLRRTFFSGWIGRTIGVDTSDEFARYLFHAGRVHAGYGPDRRFVPPEWVSLSLTLILRMFSTVVPAERLGLWTSYLGVQQEVMRAGFEAALELEKGRTVVKVDALGLALPALPEPLEVRIPQGGTVLDAVLKVLAFRPELRDIALEPVQDAEEHAGWMEEVTRWRFKPRWALLKNGRDVAYLEGLATRLKTGDTLTFLPPGR; encoded by the coding sequence ATGGCGACACCCCCAAGGACTGAACGACCGGTTTGGACCCAGGCGCTCGACCTGCCGCCCCTGCCCGAGGCGCAGATGCGCGAGCAGCTGGCCTTCGTGGGCCTGGACGAAACGGCCAAGCGCCAGATGTACCTCGACGGCGAGCCGCTGCTGCGTCACGCCGCCGACTGGGTGGCCGCGGCCTACGACCACCTCTCGCGCTTCGCCCCCACGGCCAAGGCGCTGGGGTGGGAGGGGCGCGTCCCCGAAGACGAGCTCTACCTGCGCCGCACCTTCTTCTCGGGCTGGATCGGCCGCACCATCGGCGTGGACACCTCGGACGAGTTCGCCCGCTACCTCTTCCACGCCGGCCGCGTGCACGCCGGCTACGGCCCCGACCGCCGCTTCGTGCCGCCCGAGTGGGTCAGCCTCTCGCTGACGCTGATCCTGCGCATGTTCAGCACCGTCGTCCCCGCCGAGCGGCTGGGCTTGTGGACCAGCTACCTGGGCGTGCAGCAGGAAGTGATGCGCGCCGGCTTCGAGGCCGCGCTCGAACTCGAGAAGGGCCGCACCGTGGTCAAGGTGGACGCTTTGGGGCTGGCACTGCCCGCGCTGCCCGAACCGCTGGAGGTGCGCATCCCCCAGGGCGGTACGGTGCTGGACGCCGTCCTCAAGGTGCTCGCCTTCCGCCCGGAACTGCGCGACATCGCGCTCGAACCCGTGCAGGACGCCGAGGAGCACGCCGGCTGGATGGAAGAGGTGACCCGCTGGCGCTTCAAGCCGCGCTGGGCGTTGCTCAAGAACGGCCGCGACGTGGCCTACCTGGAGGGGCTGGCCACCCGGCTGAAGACCGGTGACACCCTCACCTTCCTGCCTCCCGGGCGCTGA
- a CDS encoding YwiC-like family protein has product MATRPVPTATLKSLAVPNEHGGWGFTLEPVILGLLVAPSAAGWGLGLMALASFFARHPTKLAAGDLRRGHVYPRTRLALFFALLYGGLALAGLLLAWYAGDRAFVAPLLAALPLVVVQVVYDALGKGRTLIGELSGSLAMGGVATAIILAAGGDARLAWGAWLVLAMRGLVAIRYARAQVRRAYGKPVSKISTFATAVLGVFVLFLGAVWGVSPWLGMWAVLALAVYAVYMLERPPVTARHVGWSQMFFGWLVALLTALGIRTGW; this is encoded by the coding sequence ATGGCGACCCGACCCGTTCCCACCGCCACCCTGAAGAGCCTCGCCGTTCCCAACGAGCACGGGGGCTGGGGCTTCACGCTCGAGCCCGTGATCCTGGGCCTCCTCGTCGCCCCCAGCGCCGCGGGCTGGGGGCTGGGGCTGATGGCGCTGGCCAGCTTCTTCGCCCGCCACCCCACCAAGCTGGCCGCCGGCGACCTGCGCCGCGGCCACGTCTACCCGCGCACCCGGCTGGCCCTCTTCTTCGCGCTGCTCTACGGGGGGCTGGCGCTCGCGGGGCTGCTCCTCGCCTGGTACGCGGGCGACCGGGCCTTCGTCGCGCCGCTCCTCGCCGCGCTTCCGCTGGTGGTGGTGCAGGTGGTCTACGACGCCTTGGGCAAGGGGCGCACTTTGATCGGCGAGCTCTCGGGATCGCTCGCCATGGGCGGCGTCGCCACGGCGATCATCCTCGCCGCCGGCGGCGACGCGCGCCTCGCCTGGGGGGCCTGGTTGGTGCTGGCCATGCGCGGCCTCGTGGCCATCCGCTACGCCCGCGCCCAGGTGCGCCGCGCCTACGGCAAGCCGGTGAGCAAGATCTCCACCTTCGCCACCGCGGTGCTGGGCGTCTTCGTCCTCTTCCTCGGGGCCGTCTGGGGCGTGAGCCCCTGGCTGGGGATGTGGGCGGTGCTGGCGCTCGCGGTCTACGCGGTCTACATGCTCGAACGCCCCCCCGTCACGGCCCGGCACGTCGGGTGGAGCCAGATGTTCTTCGGCTGGCTGGTCGCCCTCCTCACCGCCTTGGGCATCCGCACGGGCTGGTAA